A region of Selenomonadales bacterium 4137-cl DNA encodes the following proteins:
- a CDS encoding serine hydrolase domain-containing protein, producing the protein MMRHFVRVGWLLVCLLLAGMPLAAAMDSDATDAKAVARTEIWKDIAAGATGNAAVAIMDGGEIVYSEGFGMADRAGSIPVDRYTIFNMGSVSKVYAATAIMLLVDEGKVELDQPVTRYLPEFKMADERYKDITVRMTLNHASGIPGTTGANNFGFAYNKDVYKDTLDALALSDLKHRPGEMNPYCNDGFTLAEMIVVRVSGQSFPDFLNERIFKPLGIGNTGPSVGMRPETKKVKAARYYPPGRLNAEPLEVISLLGAGGLSASAEDLCRFADSFSGKGPQVLSARALAEMKKAQPPEFSGKLRGPDVSWGLGWDVTDHERYRVQGIKVLGKSGGTGTYTTMMFAVPDRRIAVAVIATGARSGAVAIADKVLEAYLADKGLMKKEARAVTPPVKAEPIPAGLKAYEGYYYGGVLMRMAFDTEKGTLTVYKVEDQAETTLLTAKYNGGYFHTDGGKLYFAVVDGRRYFVKHDPDWMVDTISGEKVEPVASPVRLGVEIEGREWLRRNAKAFEGMMAADGNVVESRLVPALPGYVVFGGLMRVESPIFAAMPVKSMRDLAELRLVDRDGGLWAWCGGALYMPGDMAATLTGGEGRLVIGKEGYNEWLKVTEDCVLSFAKPAKGRVMVYDAEGKLLYDSVMDSGEVFVGAGGFVALTGNAGDAFTVMAKSGN; encoded by the coding sequence ATGATGAGGCATTTTGTCAGGGTGGGGTGGCTGCTGGTTTGCCTGCTTTTGGCCGGTATGCCGCTGGCGGCGGCCATGGACTCCGACGCGACGGATGCCAAGGCTGTCGCCCGCACGGAGATCTGGAAGGATATCGCCGCCGGGGCGACGGGCAACGCCGCCGTCGCCATCATGGACGGCGGGGAAATCGTCTACTCCGAGGGGTTTGGCATGGCCGACCGCGCAGGGAGCATCCCGGTCGACCGGTACACCATTTTCAACATGGGTTCGGTGAGCAAGGTTTACGCGGCGACGGCGATAATGCTGCTAGTGGATGAGGGCAAGGTGGAGCTCGACCAGCCGGTGACGCGGTACCTGCCGGAATTCAAAATGGCGGACGAGCGATATAAAGACATAACAGTCAGGATGACGCTCAATCATGCCTCAGGTATACCCGGCACGACGGGGGCGAATAATTTCGGGTTTGCTTACAACAAGGATGTTTACAAGGATACGCTGGACGCGCTGGCTCTGTCCGACCTGAAGCACCGGCCCGGAGAGATGAACCCGTACTGCAACGACGGGTTCACGCTGGCGGAGATGATCGTTGTCCGGGTTTCGGGGCAAAGTTTCCCCGATTTTCTGAACGAGCGGATTTTCAAGCCGCTGGGGATTGGCAATACCGGTCCGAGTGTCGGCATGCGGCCGGAGACGAAGAAGGTGAAGGCGGCGAGGTATTATCCGCCGGGCCGGCTTAATGCCGAGCCGCTGGAAGTTATTTCGCTCCTCGGGGCGGGCGGGTTGTCCGCGTCGGCTGAAGACCTGTGCCGGTTTGCCGATTCGTTCTCGGGAAAAGGGCCGCAGGTTTTGTCGGCCAGGGCGCTGGCCGAAATGAAGAAGGCGCAGCCGCCGGAATTCAGCGGCAAGCTGCGCGGCCCGGACGTAAGCTGGGGGCTGGGCTGGGACGTGACCGACCACGAGCGCTACAGGGTGCAGGGGATAAAGGTGCTGGGCAAGAGCGGCGGCACGGGAACGTATACCACGATGATGTTCGCCGTGCCTGACAGACGGATCGCGGTGGCGGTGATCGCCACCGGGGCGCGGAGCGGCGCCGTCGCCATCGCCGACAAGGTGCTGGAGGCTTATCTGGCCGACAAGGGCCTGATGAAGAAGGAAGCCAGGGCGGTGACGCCGCCGGTCAAGGCCGAGCCCATTCCTGCCGGCCTCAAGGCGTACGAGGGGTATTACTACGGTGGCGTCCTGATGAGGATGGCTTTCGATACGGAGAAGGGGACGCTGACCGTCTATAAGGTGGAAGATCAGGCCGAAACGACGCTGCTTACGGCGAAGTATAACGGCGGCTATTTCCACACCGACGGGGGCAAGCTGTATTTTGCCGTCGTCGACGGCCGGCGCTACTTCGTGAAGCATGACCCGGACTGGATGGTGGATACGATCAGCGGGGAAAAAGTAGAGCCTGTCGCGTCGCCGGTACGGCTTGGCGTGGAGATCGAAGGCCGCGAGTGGCTGCGGCGGAACGCCAAGGCTTTCGAGGGCATGATGGCTGCGGACGGCAATGTCGTAGAGTCGCGCCTGGTGCCCGCTTTGCCCGGGTACGTGGTGTTCGGCGGGCTGATGAGAGTCGAGTCGCCGATTTTCGCGGCGATGCCGGTCAAGTCGATGCGCGATTTGGCAGAACTCCGCCTGGTGGACAGGGACGGAGGGCTGTGGGCCTGGTGCGGCGGGGCGCTATATATGCCGGGCGATATGGCGGCGACGCTGACGGGCGGCGAGGGGCGGCTCGTGATCGGCAAGGAAGGCTACAATGAATGGCTGAAGGTGACGGAAGACTGTGTGCTGAGTTTCGCGAAGCCGGCGAAGGGCCGGGTGATGGTGTACGACGCCGAGGGGAAACTGTTGTATGACAGCGTGATGGACAGTGGCGAGGTGTTCGTGGGCGCCGGCGGGTTCGTGGCGCTGACAGGCAACGCCGGGGATGCCTTCACGGTGATGGCGAAGTCCGGTAATTAG
- the hisC gene encoding histidinol-phosphate transaminase gives MSGRFPPLETLVPPHIRDIEPYIPSKPDDVLAKMFGCQMIYRLNNNENALGPSPQALAALRSLDPRQAAVYPSGDAYHLRHKLAERYGHPSDAFLVGNGANELIAFVIKAFCHEGDNIVTADRTFTVYEWVAGFSGFEARLVPLADYGFDDEAMLAAVDDRTKIIFVCNPNNPTGTYWDERRLRRFLDRVAGRQIVVLDEAYGEFVSAGDFPDGMSLINEYPNLVVFRTFSKMFALAALRIGYLAGDERVVEVIRRTCVVYSVNSIAQAAAIGALADADDQIARTRRMVNEARAFLRGELARLGLVHFGDQANYMVVRLPVSDTLAYRKLMRQGIMVRTMTGFRFPNHIRVTLGPIPVMEKFIAALEPVVAG, from the coding sequence GTGAGCGGCCGTTTCCCGCCCCTGGAGACCCTCGTTCCCCCCCATATCCGCGATATCGAGCCTTATATACCCAGCAAGCCGGACGACGTGCTCGCAAAGATGTTCGGCTGTCAGATGATTTACCGTCTCAACAATAACGAGAACGCTCTCGGGCCGTCGCCGCAGGCGCTGGCGGCGCTGAGGTCGCTGGACCCCAGGCAGGCGGCGGTTTATCCGAGCGGTGACGCCTACCATCTCCGCCACAAGCTGGCCGAGCGCTACGGCCATCCTTCGGACGCCTTCCTCGTCGGCAACGGCGCCAACGAGCTGATCGCGTTCGTCATCAAGGCCTTCTGCCATGAAGGCGACAATATCGTGACCGCCGACCGGACCTTTACCGTGTACGAATGGGTGGCCGGTTTTTCCGGTTTTGAAGCGCGATTGGTGCCACTGGCGGACTACGGCTTCGACGACGAGGCCATGCTGGCGGCGGTCGACGACCGCACCAAGATCATTTTCGTCTGCAATCCCAACAACCCTACCGGCACCTACTGGGACGAGCGGCGGCTCAGGCGCTTCCTCGACCGGGTCGCCGGCCGGCAAATCGTCGTCCTCGACGAGGCTTACGGCGAGTTCGTCTCGGCGGGGGATTTCCCCGACGGCATGTCGCTTATCAACGAATATCCGAACCTGGTCGTTTTCCGGACTTTTTCCAAGATGTTCGCCCTGGCGGCACTCAGGATCGGCTATCTGGCCGGCGACGAGCGAGTCGTCGAGGTCATCCGCCGCACTTGCGTGGTGTACTCGGTGAACAGCATCGCCCAGGCGGCAGCGATAGGGGCGCTGGCGGACGCGGACGACCAAATCGCCCGTACGCGGCGAATGGTGAACGAGGCGAGGGCGTTCCTGCGCGGGGAGCTTGCCCGGCTCGGCCTGGTTCACTTCGGCGACCAGGCCAACTATATGGTGGTCCGCCTGCCGGTAAGCGATACCCTGGCGTATCGCAAGCTGATGCGGCAGGGAATAATGGTGAGAACGATGACCGGTTTCCGCTTCCCCAATCATATCCGGGTGACGCTTGGCCCCATCCCGGTCATGGAAAAATTCATCGCCGCGCTGGAGCCGGTGGTGGCCGGTTAG
- a CDS encoding xanthine dehydrogenase family protein molybdopterin-binding subunit: MSRNDWRSSGLPAGVQEVGRPALRADAAAKVTGAERYAADYYPENYLWGGVKRAGIPHARITAVDTAAALALPGVVAVLTYKDIKGKNRLGIFEKDQPILADTVVRHCGDAVALAVAETKESLAAALAAIRVDYEPLPAVFTPEEALAAGAPCVHEGRSAGNLLLESEIIFGDAGEALAACRYTAELTVAVNWQEHAFLETQTGVAWQEADGSLAMVVSTQTPFRDRLELAEALGLPPDRIRVTAPYLGGGFGGKDGVTVQGFLALAALHSGGRPVKIWYSREESILAGTKRHPATAVYRLGCDADGALQALDCRLVFDTGAYASLGTEVFALALEHAGGPYRIANVAVRGAIAYTNNPVGGAFRGFGVPQAAAGMEQAMDELARVAGFDPLDLRRRNAVRRGDTTPTGVAVSRPAGLDECLAQVERHPLWRGRQAWREGAPPFRRRGVGVAAVYHGMGFGPVVTDYANAKLELTAEGRIIVCAGVADMGQGNATTCLQIASHCLGQPYESMELVLPDTARTLPSASSSASRTTFTYGNALVGAAGLLKERILARGALLLSFQLMAPVGAGDVELLPGRVFHAPSGRSIPLKMIAGFMDAAERTTTYSYTCQANTQAIPTGENLRLHGYPHRIFAYGVQLARVETDTLTGETKVCDYLSCVDAGRVLNPQLYEQQLHGGAVQGMGYALFEDFAVAGGRIATGDLATYILPTAADVPDVEVVSVAVSEDDGPFGMKGVGEVVIDGVLPAVANAVADAAGSRVTRGTLTAEKILAALRAGGREAAR; this comes from the coding sequence ATGTCGCGAAACGACTGGCGGAGTAGCGGGCTGCCGGCCGGCGTGCAGGAGGTCGGCCGGCCGGCCTTGAGGGCGGACGCCGCCGCGAAGGTTACCGGGGCGGAGCGCTATGCGGCCGATTACTACCCGGAAAACTACCTGTGGGGCGGCGTGAAGCGGGCCGGGATTCCCCACGCCCGCATAACGGCTGTTGACACGGCCGCCGCTCTCGCCCTGCCGGGCGTGGTGGCGGTGTTGACCTATAAGGATATCAAAGGCAAAAACCGTCTGGGGATATTCGAGAAGGATCAGCCGATTTTGGCCGACACCGTCGTTCGCCACTGCGGCGACGCGGTGGCCCTGGCGGTGGCCGAGACCAAGGAGTCCCTGGCGGCGGCGCTGGCGGCCATCCGGGTCGATTACGAGCCGCTGCCGGCGGTCTTCACGCCCGAAGAGGCTCTGGCCGCAGGAGCGCCGTGCGTTCACGAGGGCCGGTCGGCCGGCAATCTTCTGCTGGAGAGCGAGATAATCTTTGGCGATGCCGGCGAGGCGCTGGCCGCCTGCCGCTATACCGCCGAGCTGACCGTGGCGGTGAACTGGCAGGAGCACGCCTTTCTTGAGACCCAGACGGGCGTGGCCTGGCAGGAGGCGGACGGCAGTCTGGCGATGGTCGTTTCCACCCAGACGCCTTTCCGCGACCGCCTGGAGCTGGCCGAGGCGCTCGGCCTGCCCCCCGACCGGATACGGGTGACGGCGCCTTACCTGGGCGGCGGTTTCGGCGGCAAGGACGGGGTGACTGTGCAGGGCTTTCTGGCATTGGCCGCCCTGCATAGCGGCGGACGGCCGGTGAAGATCTGGTATTCGCGGGAGGAGAGCATTCTGGCCGGCACAAAGCGTCATCCGGCGACCGCGGTCTACAGGCTGGGCTGCGACGCCGACGGGGCGCTGCAGGCGCTGGACTGCCGGCTGGTGTTCGACACCGGCGCGTATGCGTCGCTGGGGACGGAGGTTTTCGCCCTGGCGCTCGAGCATGCCGGCGGCCCGTACCGGATCGCCAACGTGGCGGTGCGCGGCGCGATCGCTTATACGAATAACCCGGTGGGCGGGGCTTTCCGCGGCTTCGGCGTGCCGCAGGCGGCGGCGGGGATGGAGCAGGCGATGGACGAGCTGGCGCGGGTCGCCGGCTTCGACCCGTTGGACTTGCGGCGCCGCAACGCCGTCCGCCGCGGCGACACGACGCCGACAGGCGTGGCGGTAAGTCGGCCGGCCGGTCTTGACGAGTGCCTGGCGCAGGTCGAGCGGCACCCGCTGTGGCGGGGGCGGCAAGCCTGGCGGGAAGGCGCGCCGCCGTTCAGGCGCCGGGGCGTGGGCGTGGCCGCTGTTTACCACGGCATGGGGTTCGGCCCGGTGGTTACCGACTACGCCAACGCCAAGCTGGAGCTGACCGCCGAGGGGCGGATTATCGTCTGCGCCGGCGTGGCCGACATGGGTCAGGGCAATGCCACCACCTGCCTGCAGATAGCCAGCCATTGCCTGGGCCAGCCGTACGAAAGCATGGAGCTTGTGCTGCCGGATACGGCGCGTACTCTGCCATCGGCTTCGTCGTCGGCCAGCCGCACCACTTTCACTTACGGCAACGCTCTTGTCGGCGCCGCCGGCCTGCTTAAGGAGCGGATTCTGGCGAGAGGGGCGCTGCTGCTGTCCTTTCAACTGATGGCGCCGGTCGGCGCCGGGGATGTCGAGTTGCTGCCCGGCCGCGTTTTTCATGCCCCTTCCGGCCGCAGCATCCCGCTCAAGATGATCGCCGGCTTTATGGACGCCGCCGAGCGCACGACGACCTACAGTTACACCTGCCAGGCGAACACGCAGGCCATCCCGACCGGTGAAAACCTCCGGCTTCACGGGTACCCTCACCGGATATTCGCCTATGGCGTTCAGCTTGCCAGGGTGGAAACGGATACCCTCACCGGCGAGACGAAGGTGTGCGATTACCTTAGCTGCGTCGACGCCGGCCGGGTGCTGAATCCCCAGCTTTACGAGCAGCAGCTTCACGGCGGCGCCGTCCAGGGCATGGGTTATGCTCTGTTCGAGGATTTCGCCGTCGCCGGCGGGCGGATCGCGACCGGCGATCTGGCCACTTATATACTGCCGACGGCCGCCGACGTGCCGGATGTGGAGGTTGTGAGCGTGGCGGTGAGCGAGGACGACGGCCCCTTTGGCATGAAGGGGGTCGGCGAGGTGGTAATCGACGGCGTCCTGCCGGCGGTGGCCAACGCCGTGGCCGACGCGGCCGGGTCCCGCGTGACCCGGGGCACGCTGACGGCGGAGAAAATACTGGCGGCCCTGCGGGCCGGCGGCCGGGAGGCGGCGCGATGA
- a CDS encoding proline iminopeptidase-family hydrolase — MAVMAKAEGMIAVRGGRVWYRIEGRDKAGVPVLIVHGGPGAPHDYLESLAALADERPVVFYDQLGCGNSDHPDDPTLWTTGRFVAELAAVRAALGLEELHILGQSWGTMLAVEYMLAEKPRGVRSLVLTAPFLSAPRWIADQRAYLAAMPAEVRRAVAEAEAKGDYESPAYQEAVTAFYKRHLCVLDPWPEAMERAFAKMGIPVYLSMFGPSEFTATGCLKEVDLVGRLKEITVPALFTCGSLDEATPAATELYHRALPGSELAVFADAAHQHHLEKPDEYLATVRGFLARAEGRG; from the coding sequence ATGGCAGTGATGGCGAAGGCGGAGGGGATGATAGCTGTTCGCGGCGGCAGGGTGTGGTATCGTATCGAAGGCCGGGATAAGGCGGGCGTGCCGGTGCTGATCGTGCATGGCGGGCCGGGGGCGCCCCACGATTATCTAGAATCGCTGGCCGCTTTGGCCGACGAGCGTCCGGTGGTGTTTTACGACCAACTGGGCTGCGGCAACTCCGACCACCCGGACGACCCGACGCTGTGGACGACGGGCAGGTTCGTGGCGGAACTGGCGGCGGTGCGGGCGGCGCTCGGCCTGGAGGAATTGCATATCCTCGGCCAGTCGTGGGGCACGATGCTGGCGGTCGAGTATATGCTGGCCGAAAAACCCCGCGGGGTACGCAGTCTGGTCCTGACAGCCCCGTTTCTGAGCGCTCCCCGCTGGATAGCCGACCAGCGGGCCTATCTGGCCGCGATGCCGGCCGAGGTGCGGCGGGCGGTGGCGGAGGCGGAGGCAAAAGGCGATTACGAGTCGCCCGCGTACCAGGAGGCGGTGACGGCGTTCTACAAAAGGCACCTATGCGTGCTCGACCCGTGGCCGGAAGCGATGGAGCGGGCGTTCGCGAAGATGGGGATACCGGTCTATCTCAGCATGTTCGGGCCGAGCGAGTTTACCGCCACCGGCTGCCTCAAGGAGGTCGACCTGGTCGGCCGCCTGAAGGAGATAACCGTGCCGGCGCTGTTTACCTGCGGCAGCCTGGATGAGGCGACACCGGCGGCGACCGAGCTTTATCACCGCGCGCTGCCGGGGTCGGAGCTGGCGGTGTTCGCGGACGCCGCCCACCAGCATCACCTCGAAAAGCCGGACGAATACCTGGCGACGGTGCGCGGTTTCCTGGCGCGCGCGGAGGGTCGGGGATAA
- a CDS encoding phosphopantetheine-binding protein — translation MDKQQIASLTRDIVAKRLPQVSPDKITPEAEFAVLGVDSLALSWMLADIEDTFEIEMQIGDAMKLKNTAAVVDYVAKRLAE, via the coding sequence ATGGATAAACAGCAGATCGCAAGCCTGACGCGGGACATCGTGGCCAAGCGGTTGCCGCAGGTGAGCCCCGACAAGATCACGCCCGAGGCCGAGTTTGCCGTTCTCGGCGTCGATTCCCTGGCGCTGAGCTGGATGCTCGCTGATATTGAGGACACCTTCGAGATCGAGATGCAGATCGGCGATGCCATGAAGCTAAAAAACACGGCCGCGGTGGTCGATTATGTCGCGAAACGACTGGCGGAGTAG
- a CDS encoding (2Fe-2S)-binding protein, translating to MIVRFTLNGKEMAVETPADRRVVDLLREDLGLTGVKECCGAGECGACTILVDGESRLSCLMLAAQLENRAVVTAEGVATGDSLHVVQQAFVDCGAVQCGFCSPGMALATLDLLRRNPSPARDEIRDRLSGNLCRCGNYQKIVDAVEEAARRLKGRDG from the coding sequence ATGATCGTACGGTTCACGCTCAACGGCAAGGAAATGGCTGTGGAGACCCCAGCCGACCGGCGGGTGGTCGACCTGCTGCGGGAGGATTTGGGGCTGACGGGCGTCAAGGAGTGCTGCGGCGCCGGCGAGTGCGGCGCGTGCACCATATTGGTGGACGGCGAAAGCCGCCTGTCCTGCCTGATGCTGGCCGCCCAGCTGGAAAACCGCGCCGTCGTCACGGCCGAGGGGGTGGCGACAGGCGACAGTCTGCATGTCGTTCAGCAGGCGTTCGTGGATTGCGGCGCCGTGCAGTGCGGCTTCTGCAGCCCCGGCATGGCTTTGGCGACCCTCGATCTGTTGCGGCGCAACCCGTCGCCCGCCAGGGACGAGATCCGCGACAGGCTGAGCGGCAATCTGTGCCGCTGCGGCAACTACCAGAAGATTGTCGACGCCGTCGAGGAAGCGGCCCGGCGTCTTAAGGGGAGGGACGGCTGA
- a CDS encoding xanthine dehydrogenase family protein subunit M gives MEVFFPRTLAELWPLLAAYPTGAVLAGGTDLLVKLRKTGVRPPALFALERLAVLRQMAVRDGELHIGAAVTVSELVDSDTVQKALPALWEAACLLGSPPVRHGATVGGNVCTASPAGDTLPPLYVYGAAVTVASAAGERRLPIDAFIAGPGRTALIPGEIVTGVVVPLPSAGTFSAYYKVGKRRAMAVAVASLAVRLERDAGGAVRDIRLAWGSVGPQVVSLPAVEAFLRGRRLTEAVLREAGAMAAAAVRPIDDVRASADYRRRLAGNLLLKLAASGGDEEEDG, from the coding sequence ATGGAGGTTTTCTTTCCCCGAACCCTGGCCGAGCTTTGGCCGCTGCTGGCGGCTTATCCCACGGGGGCCGTCCTGGCCGGCGGCACCGATCTGCTGGTTAAACTGCGCAAGACGGGCGTGAGGCCGCCAGCCCTGTTCGCCCTGGAGCGACTGGCCGTACTGCGGCAGATGGCCGTCCGCGACGGCGAGCTTCATATCGGCGCGGCGGTGACGGTTAGCGAGCTTGTGGACAGCGACACGGTGCAGAAGGCGCTGCCGGCCCTGTGGGAGGCGGCGTGCCTGCTGGGCTCGCCGCCGGTGCGCCACGGCGCCACGGTGGGCGGCAATGTCTGCACTGCCTCGCCGGCCGGCGACACGTTACCGCCGCTTTACGTCTATGGCGCGGCGGTGACGGTTGCAAGCGCCGCAGGCGAACGCCGGCTGCCGATCGACGCGTTTATCGCCGGCCCGGGCCGGACCGCCCTGATCCCGGGCGAGATTGTGACCGGCGTCGTCGTACCGCTGCCGTCCGCGGGGACGTTCTCGGCCTACTATAAGGTCGGCAAGCGCCGGGCGATGGCGGTCGCCGTGGCCAGTCTGGCGGTCCGGCTTGAGCGGGACGCCGGCGGCGCGGTCAGGGATATCCGGCTGGCCTGGGGGAGTGTCGGTCCGCAGGTGGTTTCGCTGCCGGCGGTCGAGGCGTTTCTCCGCGGCCGGAGATTGACGGAGGCTGTTTTGCGCGAGGCCGGGGCGATGGCGGCGGCGGCGGTGCGACCGATCGACGATGTGCGGGCGAGCGCCGATTACCGGCGGCGCCTGGCCGGCAACCTGCTGCTGAAGCTGGCCGCTTCAGGAGGCGACGAGGAGGAGGATGGCTGA
- a CDS encoding DUF3298 and DUF4163 domain-containing protein, producing MKTLAKLVLGITLLALMAAAPTPAAAQPAAAIVVTQTLHDGVLDFQYPRVVGLPDAAAQDTINAAIGRRVAEFRHLDAEVAMARYEVRHNGDGLLSLTMTFYLYSGGAHGMTYMRGLTFDLATGREYRLTDLVPYAGGGRAKIDAAIAAQLKKRDIPLLQTFDGIGENPDFYLAADGRPVVFFQLYELAAYVYGILEFPLPFNGR from the coding sequence GTGAAAACGCTCGCCAAACTGGTCCTCGGAATCACCCTGCTCGCCCTGATGGCGGCAGCGCCCACCCCGGCGGCGGCCCAGCCCGCCGCGGCCATCGTCGTCACCCAGACCCTCCACGACGGCGTACTGGACTTCCAATACCCACGGGTCGTCGGCCTGCCCGACGCCGCCGCCCAGGACACCATCAACGCCGCCATCGGCCGGCGGGTCGCCGAATTCCGCCACCTTGACGCTGAAGTCGCCATGGCCAGATACGAAGTCAGGCACAACGGCGACGGCCTGCTCAGCCTCACCATGACCTTCTATCTGTACAGCGGCGGCGCCCACGGCATGACCTACATGCGCGGCCTCACCTTCGACCTCGCCACCGGCCGCGAATACCGCCTGACCGACCTCGTCCCCTACGCCGGCGGCGGCCGCGCAAAAATCGACGCCGCCATCGCCGCCCAGCTCAAAAAGCGCGACATCCCCCTGCTGCAGACTTTCGACGGCATCGGAGAAAACCCCGATTTCTACCTGGCGGCCGACGGCCGGCCCGTCGTCTTCTTTCAGCTCTACGAACTGGCGGCGTATGTTTACGGCATCCTCGAATTCCCCCTACCTTTTAACGGCCGGTGA
- a CDS encoding CoA-binding protein: MARLTREFFGGGEVLFVGYSSRNAGFSRKVYEAITAAGIRVYPLNPKGSGDPAVKVYRSLDELPAVPAAAYVLLGAGKAGGVVRELAARGVKRVLFHIGKTADAVVLAECRALGMETAVACPLMLFGGGIHWLHGWLAGVRR, from the coding sequence ATGGCGCGGTTGACGAGGGAGTTTTTCGGGGGCGGCGAGGTGCTGTTCGTCGGCTATTCCAGCCGGAACGCCGGTTTCAGCCGCAAGGTGTATGAAGCTATTACCGCGGCGGGGATACGCGTTTATCCCCTCAATCCCAAGGGGAGCGGCGATCCGGCGGTGAAGGTATACCGCAGCCTGGACGAGCTTCCCGCCGTGCCGGCGGCGGCGTACGTGCTGCTGGGCGCGGGCAAGGCTGGCGGTGTCGTCCGCGAGCTGGCGGCGAGAGGGGTGAAGCGCGTCCTGTTTCACATCGGCAAGACGGCTGACGCGGTCGTGTTGGCGGAGTGCCGCGCACTCGGGATGGAGACGGCGGTGGCCTGCCCGCTGATGCTGTTCGGCGGCGGCATCCACTGGCTGCACGGTTGGCTCGCCGGCGTGCGGCGGTAG
- a CDS encoding transketolase — translation MNRHCIDSLATVGREVRADIVRMTAAAGSGHPGGSLSAVELLTALYFKVMRHRPTEPKWPGRDRFILSKGHACPLLYSVMARSGYLPVEELTSLRKFGSCLQGHPSCLALPALEVSSGSLGQGLSIANGLALAAKMNGQEFRVYCLMGDGELQEGQVWEAAMSSAHYKLDNVCAIVDYNGLQIDGDVEKVMGLAPLAEKWRAFNWHVVEIDGHDYAQVLDAYEEAARTGGMPTVIIARTVKGKGVSFMENAAGWHGKAPGEDELKRALDEIYGKGLGQ, via the coding sequence GTGAACAGGCATTGTATCGATTCGCTGGCCACGGTCGGGCGCGAGGTGCGGGCCGACATCGTCCGGATGACGGCGGCGGCGGGCTCGGGCCATCCGGGCGGCAGTCTGTCGGCGGTGGAGCTGCTGACGGCGCTTTATTTCAAGGTTATGCGTCACCGGCCGACGGAGCCGAAGTGGCCCGGACGGGACCGCTTCATATTGTCCAAGGGGCACGCCTGTCCGCTGCTGTATTCGGTGATGGCGCGGAGCGGCTATCTGCCGGTCGAGGAGCTGACGTCGCTGCGGAAGTTCGGCAGTTGCCTGCAGGGGCATCCGAGTTGTCTGGCGCTGCCGGCTTTAGAGGTGTCGAGCGGCTCGCTCGGCCAAGGGCTGTCGATCGCCAACGGGCTGGCGCTGGCGGCGAAGATGAACGGGCAGGAGTTCAGGGTATACTGCCTGATGGGCGACGGTGAGCTGCAGGAGGGCCAGGTGTGGGAGGCGGCGATGTCGTCCGCCCACTACAAGCTGGACAACGTGTGCGCGATCGTGGATTACAACGGCCTGCAGATCGACGGCGACGTGGAGAAGGTGATGGGCTTGGCGCCGCTGGCCGAAAAGTGGCGGGCGTTCAACTGGCATGTCGTCGAGATCGACGGCCACGATTACGCCCAGGTGCTGGACGCCTACGAGGAGGCGGCGAGGACCGGGGGCATGCCGACGGTCATCATCGCCAGGACGGTGAAGGGCAAGGGCGTTTCCTTCATGGAGAACGCCGCCGGCTGGCACGGCAAAGCGCCGGGCGAGGATGAGCTGAAGCGGGCGCTGGACGAAATATACGGGAAGGGGCTGGGACAATGA